The Arachis ipaensis cultivar K30076 chromosome B07, Araip1.1, whole genome shotgun sequence genomic interval GACTCGTTAATTTTTCCTTCCTCTATTAGCCCTAGCGCTCCATAACCGACGTCACTCATCATTAGAGCCATCATCGAACAATGCCAAACTTGTAACAACCGAATAAAATAGtattcttaaaattaattatattgattAAAATGATTAAATTGAGTTTTAACTCAAAACTCTACTCAAATCCTAAATTCCCAATtataaaccctaattcctaattcattaaccctaaaccctttCTACCCAACCCACACACACATGTACCCCTCCCCCTACCACCTGTTCATTCTCCACTGAGCCACTTCACCCTTTCTCACCGCTACTCACTCACAGCACACACCACACACCAAATAAATAAACATGCACAGACACATAAACATACATAAAGGGAGAGAGAGACTTGAGAGTGAGAACCGAAGGGAAAAGAGGAGAGGAGGGGAAGCCGCGCCTTGCCGCTGCTGCTATCCGCGAAGTCATCTTCATTACGGATCAGAACTGAGGCGAGAGAGAGGACCGCGATGGAGGAAGGAATCGCGCCGCCCAGTCGCCGTCTATGGGGAGTCGTCGCCGGCGTTGTCGCGAGGAGGAGAGGAGCCCGCGTCGGAGGAGAAGAGCCGTCGCGTTCTATCACTGCTGAGGGACCAGTCGCCGTTAGAACCGTAACTGTTGTTGTGTTCCGTCACCGCCGCCACGTCGTGACCCCGTCGTCACCACCCGAAGGCTCTAGCGCTGCCGCTACTTCTATGGCCGCCATCATCTGTTGCATGTGCGAAAGGAGAGAGGAGCCTTGAGAACAAGGAAAGGAGTCGTGTGAGGCTTGTGCCGAGCGGCAGAGGGTTGTTCAGCCGCCACCGCTGCTGCCATGATCACCGTTGCGGTTTCAAAAAAAGGGGGATGCCGTCGAAGTACCTCTGATATGGTCTAGATCCCTTCCTCTAATTTGCTCTGTTTCCATTCTTGCTCTGCTGCTATTTCATTGGTTACCCtattcttgttttattttatttcatcccCTATAGCTATGATTATTGATAATGTTACTGCTGTTGCTACTGCTGGGTCTAAGCCGCTGCTGCTGTGAATTTAGAATAAGAGGGTTTGTCGCGTTTAAATTCCGCGGTCTCGactaattgaggtaggggatttgttttaaaaataaatgttttaagttatgaatgccaataaaaataaatgaataactgcaaatagttTATGGTTGCTTTGTGTGAATAATTGTTGGAATTGAGTTGAATCATGGCAGTAGTTGGTGATTGGTTTAATGAtttaatgtattaaatattgacGATGTTGTGTATTTTGAAGTTATACTTGTTTCTAGTActtgttgatgatgattttgtgtATGGAATGTTGCTATGGTTGCTGGAAATTCATTTGATGAATCAGAACATGAGATATGTTGTTATAGATAAGATGCTGAAGAATGGATGCTATGATAATATGGTTACATTGCACCTATGATATGAAATTGTGATATATTAAATTAAGAGTTCTTGGGCAACTTTGGTTAGTGAAAAGAAAGTTAGAAATGTTGTTTTAGATGAATCCTAGGCTTGAATATAGGATTTGGTATGTGAGGTTGTTAGAAATACTTTGTGCAGAATTTCTGCAGAAATATGCATAATTGGCAGCAGAACGAATGACTTTTTGGGAGCAGTCCAGACCTAATTTCTAGATGAAATTATTTTTCTGTAAAACTTTAATGTGTCTTGAAAATTCTATAAAAATTTCAGAGAATTTGaccaagtggtttggaagatatgattttttgaagttTAGTGGTTGCTGCAGATTTTTCTGGTTTTCTGGTTCTGTAGTACCAACTTGCAGACgctataacttttaatttaaatagaattttgagttgatttcaAAAGGATTTTAAAGATCTATCAGTCTATTTTTAGTGAGTACAAGTTTCATGTTCATATCTATTTTTTAGACTTAGATAAGTCACTTGGAAGGTCGGTTGTTTGCTGAAAACTCTGAACTGATTTATGAAAACAGGGCTCCACttccaattgataattaattaatcaaataaagTGATATGAACCTGAAACTTGTGGATTCTGAAAATTAGGGATGTTGACTGTAATCTCACCAAAATTTAAAAGCAACGGATTAGAATTGAACTAAAAGCTAATAGTATAGAACTCGCACAAATAATATCATTTTGAATGTGTTTTAAGCTAATCATGTTTACCTTTATTTATTTGAATCTAGTTTTACTAATGCAAGTAAAATTGTTGGATAGATTCTTAACAAACAATAATGAGTTCTATCTagaaaaatagaattaaagtgaatgcCACATTCTCAGATTCCCACAGTCCCAGGTTATTGAAGTGAATGCACATTCTTTATTCAATAAATGGTTTTCTGAAAATGGCAAGCTGGTATGCATGTACAATAGTTATTAGAAGTACCAATGCTTTGTAGTTGAGGAATTTTCAATTTGTTATCACTTCAGAGGTTATTGATAGATGAACTGTTATTATGTTGTATTGTTGCACTGAATGCACAATTGTGTTTCCTTGTTGTTTAGGTtgcaaaactttttcaaaagattCAAGAAATGGTAAAGAAGAAAACAATCTAGTATTTGTTGGATTTTCTTGGGTATTTGCGTAGTGTGTTAGTAATCCTTAAATAAGAATATTTCAGGTTGTAAATGCATTACTAACTCAGATTGACAAGTTAATATCATCTCCAAATGTGATAATCCTAATCACATCCAACATAACTACTGCTATTGGTAAGCCTAAATCAAACTTCCATTCCTTCAATTATTAGCATTAGGCTTAACATTatatttaatttactaatttttttgttcacaGAAAAATTATTATGAAGTAGAAAAAGAACTTAATTACACAAATTGTGAAGATCAAATATTAGAGAGTAAAAATCACCAATTTGTGAAGATGATGAGGAATCTATTTGCTATTGTAATATATCAATCTCTTTTCTTTATGATTAGATATGGTTATGACTTAGACTcttattatgtaattttaaagtaTTTTAGTTTATTTGACTTCTAAAAGATTCACAAATATGTATGAATCTTATAGAATACgttaaaaatcaaatttgatggtaaatattcaattagttttctttagtaatttgattcaaatagttaaggttatttattgacactaaattaaaaaaatagttggaatattaattttaatgcaatatgagaaaattattgtaaataaaaaaatatataactacAAAAAATCGTTGTCAAAAGTCACAAAAGGAATGATtttaaaaaaccgttgccaaaaaatGAAACTAATggtaacgctttaaaaccgttgtcttAGACTACTATTaaatggcaatggtattaaaaTCGTTGTCAAAAAATGACACTAACggtaacgctttaaaaccgttgtctttgtgaataataaaactacaacagtttaaaaccgttgcctattTAGTTATGGTTTTAAACCGTTGGATCATGAAAGAGAACGGTTTAAAACCATTCTTTATCGAGTAACGGTTCGAAACCGTTGTCTATACTAATAACTTTGGCAACGATTTTTTTGTTaccgttgccttaggtaaaaaactGTTGCCTTTGAGCATTGGCAACAGCggcatataccacaggtcaaaaaccgttgccaaagcgttgcctaaagttttgggaacggtttttcaatctacggcaacggtttttgaccgttgcaaaaacccttatttgttgtagtgaaCCACGGTGGGCATGGAGCCGAAGTAGAGGGATAAGATGGGGCCATGGCGCTTGGAGAGACGGATGAGGGAGTGGTGAATGAGAGggtccaagaggtggaggtgtcCCACTAAAGGGAGGCGAGACTTTGGGCTCGGAGGATTTGGAATTTCACCGTTGGAGTAGGAGAAAGGTGCATAAAGAGTGTTATCACTAAGAAGGTGATTGCAAGTCGAAGAAACattgttcctttgggatttcgccgttggagtagggcgaatgTGTGTTATTACTGCAAAGGTGAttcaagttaaggaaacattattcctttttgcTCTCAGTTACAAGCAAGAAATCAAGTGAGTGAGTTTGAGGATTGCTCTTCTGGGTTATCCGCCAGGCCCCACAACGTTGcaaagtccccacagacggcgccaatgtactggATGCCTCCGGTACgagttgagagatggatcgggaacTTGCGGGTCGAAGCGGATGCTGGATtatttgactggagcaatgggggatggtacctgcaaagacactccgacgctcaagtcagaatggatctgagaggtataaggtgtgtaaAGTGAATGACATACCTGAGGGGGCCTGGGGCTCCCCTTTATATAGGTGAtggtaattatcttatcttatcttatctggttaagataagggaggtatttgaatttgattgttggtTAGAAGCTCTAGTGGGCCGATTCCGGACCTTCTAAAAGAGTGAAGCGGTTCGGATACGGGTAACCGAGTTTGGAGACTGTTCCGGGTGTGAAAGTCGTGGGCGGATCCGTAACAATAATATTTGTGAACCAATTCTtctagttttaattatttttgtttattatcTAGTCTTTTAAAGTTTAGAAGatactttttttttcattaaaaaaactcCTTGTCTAATATGAAAAGCagcataaaaaaaatcataaaaattaataaattatgtaaaaaaaaataaaaatgaaaagcatGGAATGCGTACACCCCACTCCGAGTACTGCAGTAGCTAAGACAGTGTGCTAGCTGCTAACCTTCTGCCTCACTAAATTCCACTCTATATATATTCTAACATTTATGGATAAAAAATGTTACATCTACTAATTATTATGCAATAAACTTCTAATTGTAATCTATATGTTTATTAAAGATGCTAAAGTAATCAAAACATATGGTTCcgaaggaaagaaaagaagtagAAAACATCATTAGCATcagaataatattaatttagtgATGAAATATAATAGAGCTTCCGATTCTATTTGGAGATCGAGCATAGGTGTGTTGCTAGAAGCCTAGGAAAGCTCTTCTTGGAGTGTACGTAAAGCGTAATTTTTTAGTGAAAATTATaagtatgtttttatttttactaaaaatatatcAATATACATGTAACACCTATGCTGAAATAGAGAAAATATGTTATAGAGCTATGAatgtaaaattgtaaatatgcaCAATAATCGTTACGTTAAATGTCCAATAAATAGTTAATGGTTATGCGTACACTTCATGCATAACAGGATATTATACTAGtaaatatatgtgattatgatctttatttatgattttttcaTCTTGTTAAAATAAACATGAGAGATTTATATTGACATCTGAATTCATGAATAATTTACAAAACGTGTGTTCATATAAATTTTATTGTTTCGTTATTGTGTAACAAAAAACAATTATAAAAGGCATAAAGGTGAGGGGTGAGGGGTGAGGGTGAGGTGGCATAAATTCGGAGGAGAAAGCACAATGACAAAGTTAACCCCCGTAACCATGACAAGTGCCCCAACTCACTGACTCATACTAACGCCGTCTCACCAACACATCAcccccttcttcttctactacttcttcttcttcttcttctctctctctcagcCTCAACTTTCAGCTGCTGCTCCCGTGGCACCTGCTTTTGTTAAAGGTACGTCTTCCTTTgtatcccttcttcttttctatCAACACAATTTCTAAATTACTTACTtccttatttcaattaattattattgcTATCAACACACACTTTGCAGCTCTTCACTCCTTCTCTTGATTCCTTTCTCTCACCACTGATTTCGGATCCCTGTTCCACTTCTCCGCACACCTCTACATATTTCTTTCCGCAGATGTGTTGCCTTTTCTTCGTTTCATTCACttccttttctcttttcttcctgTCTTCACACTGATTTcaccaattatttatttatcacaATAACATATACGCTTCtgtctctctctttttctttttttccccttCAAGGCTCGACTCTACTGTATGTCTGTATTGAATCCTGTGTGTTTAATTCCTGTTGTGTTCTATTTAGATAGATCGCTTTCGAATTTGGGGCAAAATTATTATATGAAGaaattatatgaaattatatTATGCAAGACTAACTTTTCTATGAAAATGATTATATGTTGAGAATTATACGTTTGGCTGTCATATATGAGCAATAATTGCAATGAACTGCGCTATTCGCGGGTGAAATTAATGTAATATTGTGTTCAGGGATGCAGTTGGTGGTTGTGTTAGTTGTGTAAGATAAAAAAGcggttatttattttgttctactATGGGTGCTGCTTGTTGCGTTGCTTCAAGAGATAAAACTATTCAAAGTGGATCAACCAGTGATATTTTGCATCGCAATGTTCGGTGCTCCCCAACGTGGAGCTTTCGCTGGGATCATCGGGGGCGTGTGGCTGGTGAAGATACTTCTATCAATTGGTTTTCTGATGGGGTTAGCAGGAACGATGGTTCAGAGCATAAAAATGGATCAGCTTATGTATCAGAGGATGGAAGTCCATTGCAGATTCATCAAAGAAATAGATGCCAAAAATCCTTTGTATCCGAAGGAACTGCTGCACAACCCAGAAATTCTACTTCAGGTAACCTCCACTAAGTTCACTCCATGGACCTACTCAAATTGGACGCTTTAGGATTGTGTTTTGCATTCATTTCTCCATGCTATACCTTACTATATGTGATGCTGTTGCATTAAATTTCCAAACTAGGGAGTGTCTTAGACACATTTGTTTCTTGCTCAGAAGCCATCAAACCCTAAGGGAATGAAAAGGAACAGCAACTATAGTTACTTATATAAGGGTAGTCCTCTGTAAAGGCACAATGGCCTCAATCCATGTATCCCCCACCCCCAGCCCATGCAAGAATTGGCCCTACTCTTAGAAATAAGTAGCGTGTCATGATGTCTTAGTTTATTCACTGGTTAGACTATTCCCTGGAGTCCCAACttgatatttattttataatatctAACATAAGTGTTCATGTTCATTTGCAGATCAATCAATTTCAAGGGATGTTTCCATTGATGTGAGTGTGGATCAGGTGAGATCATAACAGTGAAGTTTactccctccctccctccctcctCTTCGTTTGCATAACAAAACTATcccttttttaaaatattttttttatgtaattttcCGAGATAACCCCTGATTATGGATCATTTTCTAGGTGAAGGGTTTGGCAGAATCATCAATAGTATCATGTCCATCTCCCACAAAACCATCATTACCGTCAACTTCATTGTCGGCATCTCCTATATCATCCCAAAGTAATATACCTCCTTCAGGTACAACTCCATTAAGGTGGCCTGGCCATTCAACAGGACACCAACTGTTTCGGCAAGTCTCTGATAGCAGAATCCCAGCATTTAAGTCACCAAGCAGCTTTTCTGTGTCTGAAGAAAGGCCATTGCATCATCCTTCATGGAGCAATGAATCAGGTATGGGCTCACATGGTGGATCTTCAGATGGTTGGTCTATACCTGGCTATTCTGAGCTTATGGGCACTCCCCACAAAGAAAGATGGTCATTTGACAGCGAGTCCTTTGGATTTAATCGTGAAAGGTTGCTC includes:
- the LOC107609110 gene encoding uncharacterized protein LOC107609110; amino-acid sequence: MGAACCVASRDKTIQSGSTSDILHRNVRCSPTWSFRWDHRGRVAGEDTSINWFSDGVSRNDGSEHKNGSAYVSEDGSPLQIHQRNRCQKSFVSEGTAAQPRNSTSDQSISRDVSIDVSVDQVKGLAESSIVSCPSPTKPSLPSTSLSASPISSQSNIPPSGTTPLRWPGHSTGHQLFRQVSDSRIPAFKSPSSFSVSEERPLHHPSWSNESGMGSHGGSSDGWSIPGYSELMGTPHKERWSFDSESFGFNRERLLNSSSQFSTSPVDLQTCGVCLRLLTEKSSWSTQKIIANNDLSVVAVLICGHVYHAECLESLTPEVNKYDPGCPVCTFGEKQTMKLSEKALKAEMDLKARNKKSRNRVVDSDIDDESIVYDHFKGRGLKGKAPRMESSSSGRSSFGKPFLRRHFSLGSKGSRSMLDNHPTKKKGFFWAKSSKQ